The window GATACAAGCCAGGGTCTTTAATCCAAGCGGCACGCCGGGCACCGACTTCGACCATTTGCTGCTTAAGGTAAAAGAAGGCAGCAAAACGCTGCTGGCCGACGTGGGCTTTGGTGACAGCTTCTTAGCGCCGTTAACGCTCGCCACTGGTGAGCAACAGGACAGGGCCGGCGTTTTTACACTCACCGCCCAACAAGGAAAATGGCTGATGCAAAGAGAAGGTAAAGCCGAGCTGCTGATAGACCCAACGCCCCGGCAACTTCAGGCGTTTCAAGCCATGGCCGACTGGCACCAAAGCGCCGAGGCCTCGCCTTTTACTCGCAAGAGCATTTGCTCAAAGGCAACCGCCACTGGCCGCATTAGCCTGAGTGACAACACCTTGCTGGTGACAAAAGACAAGACACGCCAGCAATGGCCCATTAACAACGAGGGCCAGTACCGCCAACTGCTGGCAGAGCACTTTGGTATCACGCTGCCCTTTGCCGACATCGCCCAGTGGCTGGCCAAGTGGCATTAAAAAAGCCGGGCAAGCCCGGCTTTTCTTACTC is drawn from Gallaecimonas pentaromativorans and contains these coding sequences:
- a CDS encoding arylamine N-acetyltransferase family protein — translated: MLTPTQLQRYVARLGVSPRSSLAELQLAHLYALPFENLDITFKRPIVLSHEAILAKLLDEHRGGFCYELNYGFYCLLLSLGFEATLIQARVFNPSGTPGTDFDHLLLKVKEGSKTLLADVGFGDSFLAPLTLATGEQQDRAGVFTLTAQQGKWLMQREGKAELLIDPTPRQLQAFQAMADWHQSAEASPFTRKSICSKATATGRISLSDNTLLVTKDKTRQQWPINNEGQYRQLLAEHFGITLPFADIAQWLAKWH